The following are from one region of the Spodoptera frugiperda isolate SF20-4 chromosome 20, AGI-APGP_CSIRO_Sfru_2.0, whole genome shotgun sequence genome:
- the LOC118282178 gene encoding LOW QUALITY PROTEIN: larval cuticle protein 16/17-like (The sequence of the model RefSeq protein was modified relative to this genomic sequence to represent the inferred CDS: inserted 1 base in 1 codon), whose product MKSMIIVALALVAVAAAIPVDEPPKILRSXFDQQPDGGYSFGYETEDGINRQEEGQVKQVVDEENKPQSVVVVRGSYSYTNVDGKPETISYYADETGYHAEGESIPKVPVARR is encoded by the exons ATGAAATCC ATGATCATTGTCGCCCTCGCCCTCGTGGCCGTCGCCGCCGCTATCCCCGTCGACGAGCCCCCCAAGATCCTGCGCT AATTCGACCAGCAGCCCGATGGTGGCTACTCGTTTGG ATATGAGACCGAGGACGGTATCAACCGCCAGGAAGAAGGTCAGGTGAAGCAAGTTGTTGACGAGGAGAACAAGCCCCAGTCCGTCGTTGTTGTCCGCGGTTCTTACTCCTACACCAACGTCGACGGCAAACCTGAGACCATTAGCTACTACGCTGACGAGACCGGATACCACGCGGAAGGAGAGTCCATCCCCAAGGTCCCCGTTGCCAGGAGATAA
- the LOC118282151 gene encoding larval cuticle protein 1, protein MTVDIMPERLVTYKRLFRDRLCISCLPATEQKPNMKSMLIVALALVAVAAAIPVDEPIKILRSEFDQQPEGGYQFVFETENGINRQEEGQVKQVVDEENKPQSVVVVRGSYSYTNVDGKPETISYYADENGFHAEGDSIPKVPVARR, encoded by the exons ATGACAGTTGACATTATGCCAGAGCGTCTCGTAACGTATAAAAGATTATTCCGAGATCGTCTGTGCATCAGTTGCTTACCAGCCACCGAACAAAAACCAAACATGAAATCG ATGCTCATTGTCGCCCTCGCCCTCGTGGCCGTCGCCGCCGCTATCCCCGTCGACGAGCCCATCAAGATCCTGCGCTCTGAATTCGACCAGCAGCCCGAGGGAGGCTACCAATTTGT ATTTGAGACCGAGAACGGTATCAACCGCCAGGAAGAAGGTCAGGTGAAGCAAGTTGTTGACGAGGAGAACAAGCCCCAGTCCGTCGTTGTTGTCCGCGGTTCTTACTCCTACACCAACGTCGACGGCAAACCTGAGACCATTAGCTACTACGCTGACGAGAACGGATTCCACGCGGAAGGAGACTCCATCCCCAAGGTCCCCGTTGCCAGGAGATAA
- the LOC118282159 gene encoding larval cuticle protein 1-like, with amino-acid sequence MKSIIFVAVALLAVAAAAPVEKEPSKIISYVFEKQPEGSYVFKYETEDGTKREETGVVREALDAENNLQRVIVVSGSYTFRNDEGELDTINYFADESGYHADGKSIPKVPVARR; translated from the exons ATGAAATCG ATCATCTTTGTTGCCGTTGCCCTCCTGGCTGTTGCCGCAGCTGCTCCCGTCGAGAAGGAGCCATCAAAGATCATCAGCTACGTCTTTGAGAAACAACCCGAAGGTTCCTACGTTTTCAA GTATGAAACTGAGGACGGTACCAAGCGTGAGGAGACCGGTGTTGTGAGGGAAGCTTTGGATGCTGAGAACAACTTGCAAAGGGTCATTGTTGTCAGTGGAAGCTACACCTTCCGTAACGACGAAGGCGAGCTTGACACCATCAACTACTTCGCTGACGAGTCCGGTTACCACGCTGACGGAAAGTCCATCCCCAAGGTCCCCGTTGCCAGGAGATAA